In Acanthopagrus latus isolate v.2019 chromosome 17, fAcaLat1.1, whole genome shotgun sequence, the following are encoded in one genomic region:
- the creb3l4 gene encoding cyclic AMP-responsive element-binding protein 3-like protein 4, translating into MMDAESGELFLGGSMAADSWQLEAPLSCSDLVFCGSEKPVQDWPLDAGCTLNDSEPEDVLHAVDPNEVFPNGPLADPSSESDSGISEDPVVESPVTMVTAVTTATTPPTIYQVVYDISGLSGVKTEPGQENVISIELNDWSSQVLFSDSCVVNELPVLPAARLDCSSSFADPPSPDDDPLYSDLQLTEEEQKLLSQEGVSLPNNLPLTKAEERILKRVRRKIRNKQSAQDSRRRRKEYIDGLESRAAACSAQNKELQRTVEQLEKRNMSLLAQLRQLQSLIKQTVSKGAQTSTCLLIILVSLGLIIMPSFSPFSRRSSADDDDYRPTGVISRNILTDPSSSRPTEDEGNSPPVQSDSSPPSELTKSELSQSGPADGTDILQEPIETPENTGFDGTVPEGSQSGNSSAVVAGQSEQLAMGLRSVTGTGSPDPAKPAHADEM; encoded by the exons ATGATGGATGCAGAGAGCGGCGAGCTGTTTCTGGGCGGCAGCATGGCGGCGGACAGCTGGCAGCTCGAAGCCCCGCTCTCCTGCTCCGACCTCGTCTTCTGCGGCTCAGAGAAACCCGTGCAGGACTGGCCGCTCGACGCCGGCTGT ACGCTGAACGACAGCGAACCTGAGGATGTCCTCCACGCCGTCGACCCGAACGAGGTGTTTCCCAACGGGCCGCTTGCCGACCCGTCGTCTGAGAGTGACAGCGGCATCTCTGAGGATCCTGTGGTGGAGAGTCCCGTCACCATGGTGACAGCCGTGACCACGGCGACCACCCCGCCGACCATCTACCAGGTGGTTTATGACATCAGTGGCCTGAGCGGTGTGAAGACCGAACCAGGACAAGAGAACGTGATCTCCATAGAGCTCA ATGACTGGAGCTCCCAGGTGTTGTTTTCAGACTCGTGCGTCGTCAACGAGCTGCCCGTGCTTCCTGCCGCTCGCCTCGACTGCAGCTCTAGCTTCGCCGACCCCCCGAGTCCCGACGATGATCCg CTGTACTCAGACCTCcagctgacggaggaggagcagaagctGCTGAGTCAGGAAGGAGTTTCTCTGCCCAACAATCTTCCTCTCACCAAG GCTGAAGAAAGAATCCTGAAGAGAGTTCGGAGAAAAATCCGCAACAAGCAGTCGGCTCAGGACAGCCGGCGGAGGAGGAAGGAGTACATCGACGGGCTGGAGAGCAG ggcAGCAGCCTGTTCAGCTCAGAacaaggagctgcagaggacggtggagcagctggagaaacgCAACAT GTCTCTGCTGGCTCAGCTGCGACAGCTTCAGTCTCTGATCAAGCAGACCGTCAGTAAAGGAGCCCAGACCAGCACCTGCTTACTG atCATCCTGGTCTCTCTGGGTCTGATCATCATGCCGAGTTTCAGCCCGTTCAGCCGCCGCTCGTCTGCAGACGACGACGACTACAGACCAACAGGAG TTATTTCCAGAAACATCCTGAcagacccctcctcctcccggcCTACAGAAGATGAAGGGAACAGTCCGCCGGTCCAGTCCGACTCCTCACCGCCGTCTGAACTCACTAAATCTGAACTCAGCCAATCAGGACCTGCTGATGGCACTGACATCCTCCAGGAACCAATTGAAACCCCTGAAAATACAGGCTTTGATGGGACGGTCCCCGAGGGGAGCCAATCAGGGAACAGCTCAGCTGTTGTTGCCGGGCAGAGTGAGCAGCTGGCGATGGGTCTGAGGTCGGTGACGGGGACAGGAAGCCCCGATCCCGCTAAACCCGCCCACGCTGACGAGATGTAG
- the LOC119006777 gene encoding zinc transporter ZIP1-like, translated as MSVGGRASSSVLMSPGRETAELQVNPADVPALEIKLGALVVLLSITLLFGLAPLCIVRGAGSCCADPELRRRVLSLISCFSGGVFLATCLLGLLPDYLQGINEAFSNAGVTLQFPLPEFIMAMGFFLVLVLEQIVLAFKDQSSPHVEERRALLVDSSVQANDKSGRHRSHRRRESEESTGSHFHVDFGSQSALRAFILVFSLSLHSVFEGLAVGLLEEGKEVLEICLALMIHKSIISFSLAFKLTQGRLRRSVVVGCLLLFAVMSPLGIGLGMGLTETKASPQHQLARSTLEGLATGTFLYITFMEILPHELSSSRNRIPKVAMLLVGFAVVTAVLFIKL; from the exons ATGTCCGTCGGGGGCAGAGCGTCCTCGTCCGTCCTCATGTCTCCTGGGAGGGAGACGGCAGAGCTGCAGGTCAACCCGGCCGACGTTCCCGCCCTGGAGATCAAACTGGGAGCTCTGGTGGTCCTGCTGTCCATCACGCTGTTGTTTGGTCTCGCCCCGCTCTGCATCGTCCGGGGAGCGGGGTCATGCTGTGCTGACCCAG AGTTGCGGCGCCGGGTTCTGAGTctaatcagctgtttttctggAGGAGTGTTCTTGGCCACCTGTCTGCTGGGCCTGCTGCCGGACTACCTGCAGGGCATCAACGAGGCCTTCAGCAACGCGGGAGTCACA CTCCAGTTCCCTCTGCCTGAGTTCATCATGGCCATGGGCTTcttcctggtcctggtcctggagCAGATCGTCCTGGCCTTCAAAGACCAGTCCTCCCCTCACGTGGAGGAGCGCCGGGCTCTGCTGGTGGACTCCAGCGTCCAGGCCAACGACAAGAGCGGGCGGCATCGCTCCCATCGCCGGCGTGAGTCGGAGGAGTCCACCGGCAGCCACTTCCACGTGGACTTCGGCTCGCAGTCCGCCCTGCGCGCCTTCATCCTGGTCTTCTCGCTGTCGCTGCACTCGGTGTTTGAGGGTCTGGCGGTGGGGCTcctggaggaggggaaggaggttCTGGAGATCTGCCTGGCGCTGATGATCCACAAGAGCATCATTTCCTTCAGCCTGGCCTTCAAGCTGACCCAGGGCCGGCTGCGGCGGTCGGTGGTGGtcggctgcctgctgctcttcGCCGTCATGTCCCCGCTGGGCATCGGCTTGGGGATGGGCCTCACGGAGACCAAGGCGTCTCCTCAGCACCAGCTGGCCCGCAGCACGCTGGAGGGGCTCGCCACGGGAACCTTCCTCTACATCACCTTCATGGAGATCCTGCCGCACGagctcagctcctccaggaacCGCATCCCCAAGGTGGCCATGCTGCTGGTCGGCTTCGCCGTCGTCACTGCTGTGCTCTTCATCAAActgtaa